A single Brachyspira hampsonii DNA region contains:
- a CDS encoding methyl-accepting chemotaxis protein: MNDKKKKYILMLKFLLPFSIFITVIVISLLSYFIPRYKKEFSLEILSNINKNETAVSGWLNHFYSQIEVLTSYSKYETDYTQMLDSFKELQILRDDIKNIYFGSTVPYKDGGVLVIVFGDNLRGFDQTTREWYIEAAKNPSDIYITSPYKDAQTGETVITISKAVIQDNILKGVVGLDISFSQISASLEADKDNKFFIASLDGMFITHTDSNLLFNQQRNIYTELNAPRLNGSDYAFSIGKSNWTVVHSIANTPWLLVGNGSASSLNNKITTLSIIMVIVAIGFLLIEFILVMLNVTPLSQTLDRAIDVIKNMTDKHFNAVFDDKLLKKSDQTGVLVNSIQNMQKSLGNSIHSLQESLNFINNEIDTVSDGSTNLSDRTNTQASSLEELSSLIESLSSSLDETNIQSNDAKDMSVKVADATKVGVESSSEIISSMSEISESSKKISEMTKLIQSIAFQTNILALNAAVEAARAGDQGKGFAVVASEIRSLAQNVDETAKNITNTINDALDKVEAGNKAVENSSKILRDIESLAQDMLTKLSSISERAVIEADSINQINVSVRQLNSITGENSNLAEANASSTKEVRTKIEDMVEQINSFKF, from the coding sequence ATGAATGATAAGAAAAAAAAGTATATATTAATGCTTAAATTTTTACTTCCATTTTCCATTTTTATAACAGTTATAGTCATCTCTTTACTTTCATATTTTATTCCTAGATATAAAAAAGAATTTTCTTTAGAAATACTATCAAACATAAATAAAAATGAAACAGCTGTAAGTGGTTGGCTTAATCATTTTTATTCACAAATAGAAGTATTAACATCATATTCTAAATATGAAACAGATTATACTCAAATGCTTGATTCTTTTAAAGAGCTTCAAATTTTAAGAGATGATATTAAAAATATATATTTTGGTTCAACAGTCCCTTATAAAGATGGCGGAGTATTAGTAATAGTATTCGGAGATAATTTGAGAGGATTTGACCAAACTACAAGAGAATGGTATATAGAAGCTGCAAAAAACCCTTCTGATATATATATAACTTCACCTTATAAAGATGCCCAAACAGGAGAAACTGTTATCACTATATCTAAAGCAGTTATTCAGGATAATATACTTAAAGGTGTTGTTGGATTGGATATATCATTTTCACAAATATCTGCATCATTAGAAGCTGATAAAGATAATAAATTTTTTATAGCATCACTTGATGGAATGTTTATTACGCATACTGATTCAAATTTATTATTTAATCAGCAAAGAAATATTTATACAGAATTGAATGCTCCTAGACTTAATGGCTCAGATTATGCTTTTAGCATAGGAAAATCTAATTGGACAGTGGTACATAGTATAGCGAATACTCCTTGGCTTTTAGTTGGAAATGGAAGTGCATCTAGTCTTAATAATAAAATTACTACACTTTCTATTATAATGGTTATAGTTGCTATCGGATTTTTATTAATTGAGTTTATACTTGTTATGCTGAATGTTACACCATTATCTCAGACATTAGATAGAGCTATAGATGTTATTAAAAATATGACAGATAAGCATTTTAATGCTGTTTTTGATGATAAATTATTAAAAAAATCAGATCAAACAGGTGTTTTAGTCAATTCCATACAGAATATGCAGAAATCTCTTGGAAACTCTATACATTCTTTACAGGAATCTTTGAATTTTATTAATAATGAAATAGATACTGTTTCAGATGGAAGTACAAATTTATCTGATCGTACTAATACTCAGGCTTCTTCGCTTGAAGAACTATCTAGTCTAATAGAATCTTTATCATCATCGCTTGATGAAACAAATATTCAGTCTAATGATGCTAAAGATATGAGTGTAAAAGTGGCAGATGCTACTAAAGTAGGGGTGGAATCATCTTCGGAAATTATAAGCAGTATGAGTGAGATATCTGAATCTAGTAAAAAAATATCAGAGATGACAAAACTTATACAGTCTATTGCTTTTCAGACAAATATATTAGCATTAAATGCAGCAGTTGAGGCAGCAAGAGCTGGTGATCAAGGTAAAGGATTTGCTGTAGTAGCAAGCGAAATACGATCTTTAGCTCAGAATGTTGATGAAACAGCTAAAAACATTACAAATACTATTAATGATGCACTTGATAAAGTAGAAGCTGGAAATAAGGCTGTTGAAAACTCTTCAAAAATACTTAGAGATATAGAATCTTTAGCACAGGATATGCTTACTAAATTAAGTTCTATATCTGAGAGAGCTGTTATAGAAGCTGACAGTATAAATCAAATTAATGTTTCTGTAAGACAGCTTAATTCTATTACCGGTGAAAATAGTAATTTAGCAGAGGCAAATGCTAGTTCTACAAAAGAAGTAAGAACAAAAATAGAAGATATGGTTGAACAAATTAATAGTTTTAAATTTTAA
- a CDS encoding DMT family protein, with the protein MKAVTTIVLLILSNTFMTIAWYGHLKFSEIKGFAKLSLPIIILISWGIALFEYCFQVPANRIGFQGNGGPFSLMQLKVMQEVITLTIFTIFTVVFFKTETLRINHFIGFLCLILAVFFIFKK; encoded by the coding sequence ATGAAAGCTGTAACAACTATAGTATTACTTATATTGTCAAATACATTTATGACAATAGCCTGGTATGGACATTTAAAATTCAGCGAGATAAAAGGCTTTGCTAAATTATCACTTCCTATAATTATATTAATAAGCTGGGGCATTGCTTTATTTGAATACTGTTTTCAGGTTCCGGCAAATAGAATAGGGTTTCAAGGTAATGGAGGTCCTTTCTCATTAATGCAGCTTAAAGTTATGCAGGAAGTTATTACATTAACTATATTTACTATTTTTACTGTAGTATTTTTTAAAACAGAAACTTTAAGAATAAATCATTTTATAGGTTTTTTATGTTTGATATTAGCAGTATTTTTTATATTTAAAAAGTAG
- a CDS encoding SurA N-terminal domain-containing protein has protein sequence MSSNKKFVPKKKSPVIKTLQWLGVSAVSILLIVYFLVVDTRGSQKTPTIGSVNGTPIYYTSTSPYGRAFNQIETYYKEKGLQINNEMYGYIEDLAFRQAVSTILLNDIARKNINVSDNFIVEAMKSKFIDTNGVYNQMAYESFIKNSTQSDKLRIEKDLKEDILAQTIYSELFTSIKINPLDIQKEYKRNFTKRDIEMVYINAAAIVQANEIADNDLEKYFTDNKTNFAQADISWIITESGGVADNLYKTLKDDITLFEKTAMEKSFDTNNYKLGYLTRMQMPSEDFANKIFANNTKGSNLLQPIYANGYYYIVLVNDIRIPEKYTDVNKEVLRREYLNSNINSLLEAEKTKQAEVLKAAVAGINNLAALDGNGYIKYYKPAEPFSYNQGRLNTAEGTIIPDSSSESFYMHIFSMQPNQISDVIKLDNGVAVIRLVSEEKPNMADLNSININTIKRQRINNIQLEWENEHIAEARVKKHNIR, from the coding sequence ATGTCATCTAATAAAAAATTTGTACCTAAAAAGAAAAGTCCGGTAATAAAAACTTTACAATGGCTAGGAGTATCTGCTGTTTCAATACTTTTAATAGTTTATTTTTTGGTAGTTGATACAAGAGGAAGTCAAAAAACTCCTACAATAGGATCAGTTAATGGTACGCCTATATATTATACTAGTACAAGTCCTTATGGCAGAGCTTTTAATCAAATAGAAACTTATTATAAAGAAAAGGGTTTGCAAATTAATAATGAAATGTATGGCTATATAGAAGATTTGGCATTTAGACAAGCTGTTTCTACGATTTTACTAAATGATATTGCTAGGAAGAATATTAATGTGAGCGATAATTTTATAGTTGAGGCAATGAAAAGCAAATTTATAGATACTAATGGTGTTTATAATCAAATGGCTTATGAATCATTTATTAAAAACTCTACCCAGTCTGATAAATTAAGAATAGAAAAAGATTTAAAAGAGGATATATTAGCACAAACAATTTATTCTGAGCTTTTTACAAGTATTAAAATAAATCCTCTTGATATTCAAAAAGAATATAAAAGAAATTTTACTAAAAGAGATATAGAGATGGTTTATATAAATGCTGCGGCAATAGTACAGGCTAATGAAATAGCAGATAATGATTTGGAAAAATATTTTACAGATAATAAAACTAATTTTGCACAGGCTGATATTTCTTGGATAATAACTGAAAGCGGCGGAGTTGCTGATAACTTATATAAAACTTTGAAAGATGATATAACTTTATTTGAAAAAACAGCTATGGAAAAAAGTTTTGATACTAATAACTATAAATTAGGATATCTTACTAGAATGCAAATGCCTTCTGAAGATTTTGCTAATAAAATTTTTGCTAATAATACTAAAGGAAGCAATCTTTTACAGCCTATATATGCTAATGGCTACTACTATATTGTATTGGTTAATGATATTAGAATACCTGAAAAATATACTGATGTTAATAAAGAAGTTTTAAGAAGAGAATATTTAAACTCTAATATAAATTCTCTTTTAGAAGCTGAAAAAACTAAACAAGCTGAGGTATTAAAAGCTGCAGTTGCTGGTATTAATAATTTAGCAGCTTTAGATGGAAACGGATATATAAAATATTATAAACCAGCAGAGCCTTTCTCTTACAATCAAGGAAGACTTAATACTGCTGAAGGAACAATTATACCTGACTCTTCAAGCGAATCTTTCTATATGCATATATTCTCTATGCAGCCTAATCAAATAAGCGATGTTATAAAATTAGATAATGGCGTTGCTGTTATAAGATTAGTTTCTGAAGAAAAACCAAATATGGCTGATTTAAATTCTATTAATATAAATACTATTAAAAGACAGAGAATTAATAATATTCAATTAGAATGGGAAAATGAGCATATAGCAGAAGCTAGAGTGAAAAAACATAATATAAGATAA
- the guaB gene encoding IMP dehydrogenase, whose product MSINIKEALTFDDVLLVPKESDILPKDVVLRRKLTKKVTLNTPLISSPMDTVTESKMAIAMALCGGLGVIHKNMPLEQQAKEVEIVKSFKDIEDKEKATLAEDGSLIAAAAIGISEDRYERIEKLIEAKVDLIVIDTAHGHSKNVLTAIKEIKDKYKQVEVIAGNIATADGAKALIDAGVDAIKIGIGAGSICTTRIIAGVGVPQLTAIHDASEIAKKHNVGAIADGGIKYSGDIVKAFAIGADAVMAGGLFSSTYEAPGDVIIIDGKKYKPYRGMGSVGAMIHGSKDRYFQSEVVNKSKFVPEGIEGVTEYKGHVADVVYQIVGGIRAGMGYIGAKDIQMLQDKAEFIRITNQGLAESHVHDVKITSKAPNY is encoded by the coding sequence ATGTCTATTAATATTAAAGAAGCATTAACCTTTGATGATGTATTATTAGTACCAAAAGAATCAGATATTTTGCCTAAGGATGTAGTTCTAAGAAGAAAATTAACAAAAAAAGTAACATTGAACACACCATTAATAAGTTCACCAATGGACACTGTAACAGAATCTAAAATGGCAATAGCTATGGCATTATGCGGAGGATTGGGCGTTATACATAAAAATATGCCTTTGGAACAGCAAGCTAAAGAAGTAGAAATAGTAAAAAGTTTTAAAGATATAGAAGACAAAGAAAAAGCTACTTTAGCAGAAGACGGTTCTTTAATAGCGGCAGCTGCTATAGGTATATCTGAAGACAGATATGAGAGAATAGAAAAACTTATAGAAGCAAAAGTTGATTTAATAGTAATAGATACAGCACATGGACATTCAAAAAATGTACTTACTGCTATAAAAGAGATAAAAGATAAATACAAACAAGTTGAAGTAATAGCAGGTAATATTGCCACTGCAGACGGAGCTAAAGCATTGATTGATGCCGGAGTGGATGCCATAAAAATAGGAATAGGTGCTGGTTCTATTTGTACAACAAGAATAATTGCAGGTGTTGGAGTTCCTCAGCTTACTGCTATACATGACGCTTCTGAGATTGCTAAAAAACATAATGTAGGAGCTATTGCTGACGGAGGAATTAAATATTCAGGAGATATCGTAAAAGCATTTGCTATAGGAGCTGATGCTGTTATGGCTGGAGGACTTTTCTCATCTACTTATGAAGCTCCGGGAGATGTTATTATAATAGATGGTAAAAAATACAAGCCTTACAGGGGAATGGGATCTGTTGGTGCTATGATACATGGAAGCAAAGATAGATACTTCCAAAGCGAAGTTGTTAATAAATCTAAATTTGTACCTGAGGGAATAGAGGGAGTTACTGAGTATAAGGGGCATGTTGCTGATGTTGTATATCAAATAGTTGGCGGTATTCGTGCTGGTATGGGATATATAGGTGCTAAAGATATACAGATGCTTCAGGATAAAGCTGAATTTATAAGAATAACTAATCAAGGTTTGGCTGAAAGCCATGTTCATGATGTTAAAATTACTTCTAAAGCTCCTAACTATTAA
- the rbr gene encoding rubrerythrin — protein sequence MKDLKGTKTEKNLNEAFAGESMARNKYTYFASVARNEGYEQIAAIFLETAENEREHAKVHFKYLNGIGDTLQNLQSAWEGENEEYENMYPRMAKEATEEGFDEIARSMKLIGDVEKEHRERYAKLREAVKSGSVFKKATKVQWKCRNCGFIVESEEAPELCPVCKHAKKFFEVRVENF from the coding sequence ATGAAGGATTTAAAAGGTACAAAAACAGAAAAGAACTTAAATGAAGCTTTTGCCGGCGAATCTATGGCTAGAAACAAATATACTTATTTTGCTAGCGTAGCAAGAAATGAAGGTTATGAACAAATAGCTGCTATTTTCCTTGAAACAGCTGAAAATGAAAGAGAACATGCTAAAGTACACTTCAAATATCTTAACGGTATAGGTGATACACTTCAAAACTTACAATCTGCTTGGGAAGGTGAAAACGAAGAATATGAAAATATGTACCCAAGAATGGCTAAAGAAGCTACTGAAGAAGGTTTCGATGAAATAGCTCGTTCTATGAAATTAATCGGTGATGTTGAAAAAGAACATAGAGAAAGATATGCTAAATTAAGAGAAGCTGTAAAAAGCGGAAGTGTTTTCAAAAAAGCTACTAAAGTTCAATGGAAATGCAGAAACTGCGGTTTCATAGTTGAAAGCGAAGAAGCTCCTGAACTTTGCCCTGTTTGTAAACATGCTAAGAAATTCTTTGAAGTTCGTGTTGAAAACTTTTAA
- a CDS encoding superoxide dismutase, producing MFDLMKLPYGKEDLAPYMSSNTLDFHHGKHLNTYVTTLNDLVSKDPSLQGKSIEELITLSHNNADKQAVFNNAGQVYNHEEFFKMLKKDTAIPAEVKSKIEADFGSFDAFKEAFTTGGKTQFGSGWVWLVMNNGKLEVRKYANAMNPVADKVHGVLTCDVWEHAYYLDYQNRRPDFLTTFVDHLVNWDYVAERIKLAK from the coding sequence ATGTTTGATCTAATGAAATTACCTTACGGAAAGGAAGATTTAGCACCATATATGTCTTCCAACACATTGGATTTCCATCATGGAAAACACTTAAATACTTATGTAACTACTCTTAACGATTTAGTATCTAAGGATCCATCATTACAAGGAAAAAGCATTGAAGAATTGATTACTTTATCACATAACAATGCTGATAAACAAGCAGTATTTAATAATGCTGGTCAAGTTTATAACCATGAAGAATTCTTCAAAATGCTTAAAAAAGATACTGCTATACCTGCTGAAGTAAAATCAAAAATTGAAGCAGATTTCGGTTCTTTTGATGCTTTCAAAGAAGCATTTACTACAGGCGGTAAAACTCAATTCGGTTCAGGATGGGTTTGGCTTGTAATGAATAACGGTAAATTAGAAGTTAGAAAATATGCTAATGCTATGAACCCTGTTGCTGATAAAGTACATGGTGTTTTAACTTGCGATGTTTGGGAACATGCTTATTATTTAGATTATCAAAATAGAAGACCTGATTTCTTAACTACCTTTGTTGATCATTTAGTAAATTGGGATTATGTTGCTGAAAGGATTAAACTTGCTAAATAA
- a CDS encoding DNA polymerase III subunit delta' — MAKVLGQTTPLKIMAGIYKSGRLHHAYLFYGDEGIGKFESALNYAKAICCERGNGTYCDECKSCKMIDQYKHPDVIVAATDERFRNAELYFNQYLEYKLPHLFNNFYTSCRSILYKVESMLFDSYDNYPVSEPKEYMLGSKKETSRYALIEPYYLAANYTLNELNADNAEFIDSIFRNKSKEALNIAKNKGGKKKISIEGDFFSALKKIYYNIIHTVIPLDTVRNIIELTYRKPRISNKRIIIIEGIELMDKRAPNIFLRTLEEPSDNNIFILITSDTNKLVQDGMKPLRSRMMELKFSPLSENTLRSILMKRLRLNEEKTALALENSYGSVAKAVKYVLDKKSNTSDNIYKVLLSFMDAALNNVPPQIASLTSLLSEGEYEITDAIIEMINILKKSLEDKYLGIENRDYIFPSSISDESIVWTIDELDSAVNILINTNTQPKMLLYKTLGNIYMWLHNYNKNL; from the coding sequence TTGGCTAAAGTATTAGGACAAACAACTCCTTTAAAAATAATGGCTGGAATATATAAAAGCGGCCGTCTTCATCATGCATATCTTTTTTACGGAGATGAAGGAATTGGAAAATTTGAAAGTGCTTTAAACTATGCTAAAGCTATTTGCTGTGAGAGAGGAAACGGAACTTACTGCGATGAATGCAAATCGTGTAAAATGATAGATCAATATAAACATCCGGATGTCATAGTAGCAGCTACAGATGAGAGATTTAGAAATGCTGAGCTTTATTTTAATCAGTATTTAGAATATAAACTTCCTCATTTATTTAATAATTTTTATACTTCATGCCGTTCTATACTGTATAAAGTAGAATCTATGCTTTTTGATAGTTATGACAATTATCCTGTAAGCGAACCTAAAGAATATATGCTTGGAAGTAAAAAAGAAACTTCAAGATATGCTCTTATAGAACCTTATTATTTGGCTGCAAATTATACTTTAAATGAGTTAAATGCTGATAATGCCGAGTTTATAGATTCAATATTTAGAAATAAATCAAAAGAAGCTTTAAATATAGCCAAAAATAAAGGCGGAAAGAAAAAAATTTCAATAGAAGGAGATTTTTTCAGTGCCTTAAAAAAAATATATTATAATATAATACATACCGTAATTCCTCTTGATACCGTAAGAAATATTATCGAATTAACATACAGAAAGCCGAGAATATCAAATAAAAGAATTATTATCATAGAAGGCATAGAATTAATGGATAAGAGGGCACCTAATATATTTTTAAGAACTTTAGAAGAACCTTCCGACAATAATATATTTATTCTAATAACTTCAGATACTAATAAATTGGTTCAAGATGGTATGAAGCCTCTTCGTTCGCGAATGATGGAATTAAAATTTTCACCGTTGTCAGAAAATACTTTAAGATCCATATTAATGAAGAGATTAAGGCTAAATGAGGAAAAAACAGCCCTTGCACTAGAAAATTCTTATGGAAGTGTTGCTAAAGCAGTGAAATATGTACTTGACAAAAAATCAAATACAAGCGATAATATATACAAAGTATTATTATCTTTTATGGACGCTGCATTAAATAATGTTCCGCCTCAAATAGCCTCCTTAACTTCCCTTTTGAGCGAAGGAGAATATGAGATTACGGATGCTATTATAGAAATGATAAATATTCTTAAAAAGTCTTTAGAAGATAAATACCTTGGAATAGAAAATAGAGATTATATATTTCCTAGTTCTATTTCAGATGAAAGTATTGTATGGACTATTGATGAATTAGATTCAGCAGTCAATATTCTAATAAATACAAATACTCAACCTAAAATGCTGCTTTATAAAACTTTAGGCAACATTTATATGTGGTTACACAATTATAATAAAAACTTATAG
- a CDS encoding ankyrin repeat domain-containing protein: MKVLGVIIFIISSYISYAQVSEDFKNLALTNKESALAQSVYSENLDEFKYVIENNKEYITYSITNSSYEWYDYIPNLSTNNFSNFVKVLLDNGMDINEKNNAGKSLILDVSKSYDSHRKPKFGTSEIIGVPDSKYKIETLMNLGANINIQDNEGNGILHYILSRDNIGIEEYDIFEMLIKNAVNINLQNNDGDTALHKISYKKNNGHRDIDMEKKVISLLIENNADKNIKNNNGKKAYPGAFIYNIKLIFSKIFNDILYPIFILLLIIIVAIPSFIFYVISGFIENIAGFFR, translated from the coding sequence ATGAAAGTATTAGGCGTTATTATATTTATTATTAGTTCGTACATCTCTTATGCTCAAGTAAGTGAAGATTTTAAAAATTTAGCTCTAACAAATAAAGAATCAGCATTAGCACAATCAGTATATTCTGAAAATCTTGATGAGTTCAAATATGTAATTGAAAACAATAAAGAATATATAACCTACTCTATAACGAATAGTAGCTATGAGTGGTATGACTATATACCTAATTTAAGCACTAATAATTTCTCTAATTTCGTAAAAGTTTTATTAGATAATGGAATGGATATTAACGAGAAAAATAATGCTGGAAAAAGCCTTATACTTGATGTAAGTAAGTCCTACGATTCACATCGTAAACCTAAATTCGGTACAAGTGAAATTATAGGAGTTCCAGATAGTAAATATAAAATTGAAACACTGATGAATCTTGGAGCAAATATTAATATACAAGATAATGAGGGAAATGGTATACTTCACTATATACTTTCTAGAGATAATATAGGAATAGAAGAATATGATATTTTTGAAATGCTTATAAAAAACGCAGTAAATATTAATTTACAAAATAATGACGGAGATACTGCACTTCATAAGATTTCATATAAAAAAAATAATGGGCATAGAGATATTGATATGGAAAAAAAAGTTATATCTCTTTTGATAGAAAATAATGCAGATAAAAACATAAAAAATAATAATGGAAAAAAAGCGTATCCCGGAGCATTTATATATAATATAAAATTAATTTTTAGTAAAATATTTAATGATATATTATACCCTATTTTTATACTTCTACTTATAATTATAGTTGCTATACCATCTTTTATATTCTATGTAATATCAGGATTTATTGAAAATATAGCTGGTTTTTTCAGATAA
- the nifS gene encoding cysteine desulfurase NifS → MSDKKIIYMDNNATTRVYPEVLEAMLPYFKDQYFNPSSMYTPAGAVHREMEKAREQVADFLGCEPIEVCFVSCGSEGDNMAIRGTIEAYPTKNHIITTKVEHPAVIETCKDLERHGYRVTYLSVDNDGNIDINEFKSAINENTAIVSIMYANNETGVIYPIREIGQIVKNAGAVFHVDAVQAAGKLPLNMKDESYIDMLTIAGHKIHAPKGIGALYIKNGTKLRTVLTGGHQERGRRAGTENVPYIIGLGKAASMVKAELPRFMEHTAKLRDTLEAEVLKRITDVKINGKNANRVSNTANISFKNIEGEAILLLLDGYGICTSSGSACSSGTLEPSPVLQAMGVPFEYAHSSTRFSLSLDNTMDEIMYTADAIEKIVARLRDISPYRN, encoded by the coding sequence ATGTCAGATAAAAAAATAATATATATGGATAACAATGCCACTACTAGAGTATATCCTGAAGTTTTGGAGGCTATGCTTCCTTATTTCAAGGATCAGTATTTCAATCCTTCTAGTATGTACACTCCTGCAGGTGCTGTTCATAGAGAGATGGAAAAGGCTAGAGAACAAGTTGCTGATTTTTTAGGATGCGAACCTATAGAAGTATGTTTTGTTTCTTGCGGAAGTGAGGGTGATAATATGGCTATTAGGGGAACTATAGAAGCATATCCTACTAAGAATCATATTATAACTACAAAAGTAGAACACCCTGCGGTTATAGAGACATGCAAAGATTTGGAAAGACATGGTTATAGAGTTACTTATCTTTCTGTAGATAATGACGGTAATATTGATATTAATGAGTTTAAAAGTGCAATTAATGAAAATACTGCAATAGTATCTATAATGTATGCAAATAATGAAACAGGTGTTATTTATCCTATAAGAGAGATAGGGCAGATAGTAAAAAATGCTGGTGCGGTATTCCATGTTGATGCTGTTCAGGCTGCTGGTAAACTGCCTCTTAATATGAAAGATGAATCTTATATTGATATGCTTACAATAGCTGGTCATAAAATACATGCTCCTAAAGGAATTGGTGCTTTATATATAAAAAATGGTACTAAATTAAGAACCGTTTTAACAGGAGGGCATCAGGAGAGAGGCCGCCGTGCCGGTACTGAGAATGTTCCTTATATTATTGGTTTGGGCAAAGCTGCTTCTATGGTTAAGGCTGAACTTCCTAGATTTATGGAGCATACTGCTAAACTCAGAGATACTTTAGAGGCTGAAGTTTTAAAAAGAATAACTGATGTTAAAATAAATGGTAAGAATGCTAATAGAGTAAGCAATACAGCGAATATTAGTTTCAAAAATATAGAAGGAGAAGCCATACTGCTTTTATTAGACGGATATGGAATTTGTACTTCAAGCGGAAGTGCCTGTTCATCTGGTACATTAGAACCTTCCCCTGTACTTCAAGCTATGGGAGTACCTTTTGAATATGCACACAGTTCTACAAGATTTTCTTTGTCATTGGATAACACTATGGATGAGATAATGTATACCGCTGACGCTATAGAAAAGATTGTAGCAAGATTGAGGGATATATCTCCTTATAGGAATTAA
- the nifU gene encoding Fe-S cluster assembly protein NifU, with translation MWEYTDKVKDHFINPRNVGEIENPDAEAMTGSIVCGDALKLTLKINKDTEVIEDAKFQTFGCASAIASSSILTEMIKGKTLDEAAKITNRDIALELGGLPEEKMHCSVMGMETLEKAINNYRGIATEDDEHDEGAIICKCFGITDTKIKRAIRENNLKTVDEVTFYTKAGGGCGACKVKIEDILNEELAEMEREAKNAPMTTVQKIKKIEEALERVINPMLKMDGGSCRLVDVDGNKVMIEFKGACSSCASSKNTLKGFVEPKLQELVNKDLEVVGV, from the coding sequence ATGTGGGAATATACAGATAAAGTAAAGGATCATTTTATAAATCCTAGAAATGTAGGGGAGATAGAAAATCCCGATGCAGAAGCTATGACAGGCAGTATTGTCTGCGGAGATGCACTTAAATTAACATTAAAAATCAATAAAGATACTGAAGTCATAGAAGATGCAAAATTTCAAACATTCGGCTGTGCTTCAGCTATAGCAAGCAGCAGTATATTAACTGAGATGATTAAGGGTAAAACTCTTGATGAAGCTGCCAAAATTACTAACAGAGATATAGCTTTAGAGTTAGGAGGTCTTCCTGAAGAGAAGATGCATTGTTCTGTTATGGGAATGGAAACTTTAGAAAAGGCAATTAACAATTACAGAGGAATTGCTACTGAAGATGATGAACATGATGAAGGAGCTATTATTTGTAAATGTTTTGGTATAACAGATACTAAAATAAAAAGAGCAATTAGAGAAAATAACTTAAAAACTGTAGATGAAGTTACTTTCTATACTAAAGCAGGCGGCGGATGCGGAGCTTGTAAAGTTAAAATTGAAGATATACTTAATGAAGAATTGGCTGAGATGGAGAGAGAAGCTAAAAATGCTCCTATGACTACCGTTCAGAAAATTAAAAAGATAGAAGAGGCTTTGGAGAGAGTTATTAATCCTATGCTTAAGATGGACGGCGGAAGCTGCAGACTTGTAGATGTTGATGGTAATAAAGTTATGATAGAGTTTAAGGGAGCTTGTTCTTCTTGTGCTTCTTCAAAAAATACTTTGAAAGGTTTTGTTGAGCCTAAATTGCAGGAACTAGTAAATAAAGATTTAGAAGTTGTAGGTGTTTGA
- a CDS encoding (2Fe-2S)-binding protein, translating into MADKTICFCMAVTENQIRDAIKSKKLKTVEEVSNATKAGTGCGGCQAAIKQILDEMNK; encoded by the coding sequence ATGGCTGATAAGACAATATGTTTTTGTATGGCGGTAACTGAAAATCAAATTAGAGATGCTATCAAATCAAAAAAATTAAAAACAGTAGAAGAAGTTTCTAATGCTACTAAAGCTGGAACCGGATGCGGCGGATGTCAGGCTGCAATAAAACAAATCTTAGATGAGATGAATAAATAA